In Plasmodium gaboni strain SY75 chromosome 8, whole genome shotgun sequence, the sequence cttTCAAACAGcaatttataaaaatatgtaaaataatatatgagaatatatttatacatactttttttttttttattcctaaatatatatatatatatatatatatatatatgtgtatcAAATACATACTACTATTTAGGAaacttttaaaaatataaaatactTAAATTTTACTGAAGTTCAAAATCGGTTcattgaaaaaaaattaaaagtaatatattatatataaatagaCACTCatgaaattattaaatatatactaaatataaaataaatcatctcataaataaatatatatatattattatttataaagatatatgaaaacatattataatatattaaaatattatttttatttacttCATATAGACCCTATATAGGATACAAATAATTAcgtgaaaaaaaaaaaaagtaaaaaataaaagttatgaagaaaaagaaaaaatggaaaaaaataaaaacttcaaaaaaaaatattattttttgtgtcttatgtaaaaaaaaaaaaaaaaaaaaaatcatataaatataaatatatatgtatatatttatttgtttatttattcgtccactttaaataaataaaagaagacggtgaaatgttttaaaaaattctttAAAATGTTTTCTCTTAAAGGTTTGACTAGATTAACATGTTCTCcataaaagaaattttgtaaaaatctttcattattataatctGTATTTAATCCATTTTTTAACAAGTAATAGAAATAATTCCATTTTAGATTTTGTGGTGTATTAAATGTTTCaatttcattataattttcataaaaCGTTCTtacattataaatataggTAAATTTGTCgaagaaatatatgaatgaaTCATATGGTTCTTCATCATCTGCTAATTGGAAGATGCTTTTAAATTGCTTATATTTCATAACATTACTAATGGCtcttaaatatatatcattaataCTTTTAACTGTTAgtttatttaatataacaGGTAAAGTGACTTGTGTACAGAATATGTTATCATTTAAATCATTACTATTTTTCTTCACAGTACTACTATTTTCAGAATTATTCTTTTTGAAAAAGAAATCATTCATATTTGAAATACTTGATACTTTGAAACATGCATTAACAGGTAGATTCgttatatcatcatttcTTTGATGAAACAAAGTAACTAATGAATCATTCGTTAAAGAAAAGATATCCTCTCTATCTATACCAGTTTCTATTGATTCTTTCATTTGTGTGAGTCTTTTAAATTCTCtcttattaatattacTTAAAATGGTTTCAAGATCACTACggaaataaaatttaagTAAAATAGAATTTtcacatatttttaaatgtttatattttggCTTTTCacaatattttaatttaggtactgtatatatttccctggatatataattttttttaatattgaAATAAAGACGTTGATTATAGTTACAATATTTAGCAATATAAGCAAGACtaatatcatcatcatGATTAAATAAACAAGAACTTACATCATCTATATTACTTATATGATCGTCAACATGTTCTAAATAAGagttttttattataaattcgatatatttaatattataatataaagaattataagATTTTAGAGATTGAAAAGCTTCTTTTAAGCTTAAGGTTCTCTTTATAAGTAAATAAATACCATGATAATTTACATCTaattttgatttattttcttcattacTGTTTTCAGTTTCATCTTGTGTTGgtttttcaatattattaaaatcaTCATATTCTTCATACATTTCTTGTAATTGTTCTTCATTAAATGATTCATTATTTGAACTATTcattttattcatattatgtatagattcaaatttctttttcatttgatAAAAGGTTTTATTTTCTTGAGCAAATTTATGTAAACTTGATAATTGTTCTTTCAATGAATTAATTCCTTCTGAatgatattttttgaaCGTTTCATGATTTGTCATGAAATTATcatttgatatataaacttttgaattattaaaactgaaattttttaaatagttggtataattatttatatattcatatactaaattttcttcatcattaaatttgtcattttttaaaaatggatactctatatatttctttctttGTTTTCTTAAAACTATATCAACCATTGGTAACGAAAATTTCTCAACAGTTCTATATAAACTCTTATATACATCTGAACTATGATTTTTATTGaatataaagaattttACAAGATTTGATGAGGTAAATAAATTAAACAAATTGTCTACAATATTCATATTAACATTATCTGAGTATACATAAATATCTTGCATGAAATAATTTGTTTGTACATTATTCTGATCTCCAACATGACTTGTCcaattataataaatgaatgGATCAgaatcatataataattctttatcATTAGTTAAAACATAACTATTATTAAATGCAGTTCCAGcaatatgtttatatatatcaaacgtatataataataaatatgttcTACCTGTACCCAATATAGTATGTGGAgtatatatacttttatcAGGAATATATGGAAGGACAAAATGTTCTAAATATGGACTCTTATAAATAACTCTTTGTGGTATAAGTGGTTTTGGTTTTTGATTAAAATTAATTGCTTCATTAACATATGAAATAAGTTGTTCTATATGTCTGGATGATACGGAAGAAcatacattattattttttagaTACTCAAAAAAAGGATAATTATTAGAAACATTAATATCTGATAAATGTGATGGTATTCTAAAAGCTCGATAGTAATACTCATTT encodes:
- a CDS encoding hypothetical protein (conserved Plasmodium protein, unknown function); protein product: MNHVIIFLLLLINFGTNVYGQDNAEHSANNINGKEEEVEDRWKLYALETNPFLDLKHPNFNGYFVRSIDEYYVFETKTYNDYMKERYKNLENNNSFTKKQYHCALAVFHHGRPNAKQVNDYKIWSAPANILLNEIMHKKKYDKFMLYTPFVSVNNFLGREGLHSHVNFAFIIVNRLALTIKNALKDDTCHTYDLYLHGHCFGGNIIRIISSLSKDLWKIFQKEVINFKYEREALAIIDSSFHLTLKDINIVTDRDSIEVRKDPYFKKDRYYLYKDFKYKEPNKPISETFDDVFEDEDIGYHRLKDLDNPENVHSAHEVPDEYDNLLRPVKRLHFYLLNKKINLHGITVTGPPLSGTFSKMEDIDVGHQAFFKQKYIVKYLPYHLKRATMHKFRDVEEVLLIYNSELFCLLSIHEKFSYDYTNNIGSLMTFFKSVNFYSDLDNDEIVSMHASLALHSPLHMRSLTYYLLNIRNEYYYRAFRIPSHLSDINVSNNYPFFEYLKNNNVCSSVSSRHIEQLISYVNEAINFNQKPKPLIPQRVIYKSPYLEHFVLPYIPDKSIYTPHTILGTGRTYLLLYTFDIYKHIAGTAFNNSYVLTNDKELLYDSDPFIYYNWTSHVGDQNNVQTNYFMQDIYVYSDNVNMNIVDNLFNLFTSSNLVKFFIFNKNHSSDVYKSLYRTVEKFSLPMVDIVLRKQRKKYIEYPFLKNDKFNDEENLVYEYINNYTNYLKNFSFNNSKVYISNDNFMTNHETFKKYHSEGINSLKEQLSSLHKFAQENKTFYQMKKKFESIHNMNKMNSSNNESFNEEQLQEMYEEYDDFNNIEKPTQDETENSNEENKSKLDVNYHGIYLLIKRTLSLKEAFQSLKSYNSLYYNIKYIEFIIKNSYLEHVDDHISNIDDVSSCLFNHDDDISLAYIAKYCNYNQRLYFNIKKNYISREIYTVPKLKYCEKPKYKHLKICENSILLKFYFRSDLETILSNINKREFKRLTQMKESIETGIDREDIFSLTNDSLVTLFHQRNDDITNLPVNACFKVSSISNMNDFFFKKNNSENSSTVKKNSNDLNDNIFCTQVTLPVILNKLTVKSINDIYLRAISNVMKYKQFKSIFQLADDEEPYDSFIYFFDKFTYIYNVRTFYENYNEIETFNTPQNLKWNYFYYLLKNGLNTDYNNERFLQNFFYGEHVNLVKPLRENILKNFLKHFTVFFYLFKVDE